From the Eschrichtius robustus isolate mEscRob2 chromosome 3, mEscRob2.pri, whole genome shotgun sequence genome, the window ACTACCTGCGTCCTCCCTTTTCCTATCCTGTGTGCAGAAAGTTGAGAAGGAGGTGAGGTGAGATCAGTACTTAGCAGAGAGGAAGTAACTAGTCTTgactgaaagtttttttttttttgaaatcagaaaCAATGCAGCAGGTGCTTGGAGAGTCAGACAATGATGTTGATGTTGTTCCCATACTTCGTAGTCCGAGACACGCAGAGAAGGGAGACTATTTTCAGTCTAGGAAAAATGCTCATCCCTTCCTCAGAATAATTTGACTGTGAAGAAAGAGATTGTGATGAAGCCTCGGAGAGAAGGGCAGTTCTGGATAGTGATAGTAAGTCAGGGACAGCGAGAGGGAGGGTGAGCTTTTTGTGAGGACTGGGAACAAGGAAGCAAAGTAGGGGAGAGGGGAAACTCCTTGGTAGgctggggtttttgttgttgtttggtttgggtttctttgggtttttcgtgggtttgtttgtttgttttgtttttctggaagtgGCAGCAGGAGGCCTGAATGGATCTAGTCTAGAGCCAGAGGGTCTCAATGAACATGTTTCCATCAAAGTTCACTTTGCCTCTCTTGATCTGGGCAGCTGTGGCTGAGGACCGCACTGGTAGTAACTGATGGCCCAGTCAGTCAGCAAGTGGGCGGGGAACTCCCCCCCCTGGGAGAAGGGTTGCTGCAGCTCCTTCCCTGCTTTGGAGGAGGGCAGAAGGCGGGGTAAGTTTGGTGGGAAAcgctgtaatttccttttttactttCAAGGCACTAGTGCAGAATCCAGAATGGATGTCCTCTTTGTAGCCATCCTTGCTGTGCCACTCATCCTGGGTAAGTACACGTCTCTCCGTGAGCTTTTGAGCCAGGTCTTCTACCATAAATGGggtgggagaaaagaaaatgaggagaGGGCGGGAGGTGCAGTTCAAAAGGAGTGATAACACTTTCTCAACTGTGTTAGATGTCAGGGGCAGAGGGGGAACCTGGAAATTAGGGCCAGGAAAAGGGGAGGAGAGCATAGTCCTGTCAAAGAAGAGACAGCTGACGGGGATGGAGCCCCAGCCATGGGGAGGTCCTAACGAGAGTGAACTCAGCTCGCCATCACCACAGAGTTGAACAAGATGAGAAGGACTAAAGTGAGAGTGGAGAGAGGTGGACTCTTTGAAGGTGGGGCAGTCTGAAACTAGCGAGGGAAGCCAGGGTATCTTCTTTCCCAGCGAGTTGGAGAAAAGCTTTGTATTAGTAAAGACACAGAAGGGGTGGCCTTTAGGATAGTGAGTACTGTCTGCCTTCAGGGACAAGGTCCCAAAAGTAGCTTggctccttccctcctttgttcCCAGTCTGCCAGGTGCTCTCATTGTTTCCCTTTCCTCCAGACTCTGTGTCATTGCTTGGGGTTAAGAGAGAGCATTCAAGGAGCTTAGGGAAATATTTAGCAGGAGGCCTAGAATTCCTGACCCAATCAAGTCCAAGCCACATATTTTTAAtcctggaaaggaagaaaaactaatGCAGATGGATCATTTAGTCCAGCTGACTCATTTTAAGAGAGCGGATGTTAACTGGCTTGTTCAGAGATATTCTACTAGTTAGCATTGAAACTGGAACTAAAGTCCAAGTCcaagaggctgtgtgtgtgtgttagttgtGGGAGCCACTGCTAAGAGAACATCTCTCACAAATAAAGTAGGTGTAGAGCATACTGAGGAGTGGATTTGGAGGTCTTAATTTCTGGTGTCTCTCTGCTTCCTACCTTTTTAAGGCTTAGTTTGGGTTATAGTATGTGAAGGGACCCGTTTTCTCTTCTGGGAGTTCCCGGATTGAAAGGGCACAGTGTAACAGGTCTCATCAGAGTTATGGAGCCCAGAAGACTGAGAAAGGTTTAGAGGTGCAGAGGCAGGGAGATAGTAGAGGGgaggcagaaggaaaggaaactgaTAGAGCTGAGGTCAACGTCAGGTGTCCTTCTATTGCTAAGGAGTTCCAGATGCCCCCTGACCTCTAGTCCTTGTCCCCCTAGGACAAGAATATGAGGATGAAGAAGGACTGGAAGAGGATGACTATTATCAGGTGGTCTATTATTACACAGTCACCCCCAACTATGGTGAGTATGTATAAGGTTCTGACCCTTCGCAGGATGGAGAGAGGTTTGGGAGATGCTCACTTCTGACACTTTGACTTTTCCTTTACAATGGTATAACTAGGTCAGAGAGAAATGTGGCTATGAGCAAAAACTATCAAGCTCATGATGTCATGTCTCAAACTAGTGATTTTCAATCCTTTAGGAATTGATTGAAACaacttgaaatttttcaaatttgtacATGATTTTAGACACCAGATTGAAAATATAAATGCATACACattcacaaacatttttttttaaatggtatagTGGTATAGACAGTtcagcaatttcttttttttttttttttaatttttgggtttatttatttgtttatttatttatttatggctgtgttgggtcttcatttctgtgcgagggctttctctagttgcggcaagtgggggccactcttcatcgcggtgcgcgggcctcattatcgcggcctctcttgttgcggagcacaggctccagacgcgcaggctcagtaattgcggctcacgggcctagttgctccgtggcatgtgggatcctcccagaccagggctcgaacccgtgtcccctgcattggcaggcagattctcaaccactgcgccaccagggaagcccccacaaacATTTTAACATCAAAAGTTCATTAGAATTATACCAGTAAATTTTACAACTTGAGCAAATTGAAGTATTCTGAacaatttcttcctcttctcatttCCAGATCTAGTGCTACCTTTGttactactgattttttttctcctccccagATGACTTTGGTGCAAACTTCACTGTTGATTACTCTATGTTTGAGTCAGAGAACAGGCTGGTGAGTGATATCTACATGACCCTCTAGGAGGATCAGGATAGGTAACAGTTAAAAAGAAACTGGGCATTGTTGAAATGTAAATGATGAACAGGAATAAAAATTAGTTAGGTGAAGTGAAACTAGGTAGTGAGCCCAAAACAAATTTGTTAACCAAAGCTGGGGATGAAGCCAGAATGCAGTAGGTTTGCTAAGACACTGAAAGGGAGGAACAATCCTTGAGTCAAGGGAATTGGTGAATGGGATGGGTACATAATCCATGCAAACATGAAGTAGGGAAGATCCCTGAGTTTAAGtcttgggggatggggaggggggagaagaggTGGTGAAGGAGAAAAGAACTCTAAATAGAAAATCTATGAGGATATTGAATGGAGGCAGTGATTAACTCTGTGTTTCCTAATCCTACTGAGGGCAGAACAAGTTGGATAAGGAGGTAATGGAAGCAGTAGAGACTACCATTAGTGGTGAAACAGACCCTGCAGACCATCAGAAGCCTGTAACAGAGAAACCAGTGACAATGGAACCAGTGAGTGGATTGGGGATaaggggggagggagacagacaacCCTTACCCTGGATAGATCCCAGGGCTGGTGACGTGCAGCAGAGGGAGGCTTTGGTGGATGGGGGAACCAAATAACTAGCACTACAATGCAGGTGTTCATCTCAGCTTGGCCATCATTTCTTTCACTGAGATTTAACACTAACCCTGTATACAGAACACTGGGAAGATTTGGTGCAGTTAAATTTCAGTTGAATAGTATTTAATGTGTAAGTAACCTATGCCTAAAGCTGCTGATGATGCTGAAAAAGAAATCTGTGATGTTGTTATTATCCTCAAAGTATTCATAAAACTCAAGTTTACACttatgaaacatttaaaacaaaatgaaaagatttgtCACAATGTTAAATTGCATATACATTTGACAGCATATGACAAACAAGTGCTTTAGGCTGTGGAAGGAGAGAGATTAGCACAGGCTGAAGTTGTCTGGAAGACTTTTAGGAGGTAATTGTGTTTGAAATACACTTTGAAGAATAGGTGAGCTTTCGATTGGCAGGAAGTTATGAAAGGATGAAAGCAATTAGGGGGAAGAATAGTTATTCCAAGAGTGAAAGAGCTGCATAGACAAGGGGGATAGAACAAGCAGGGTATGTTTAGTGGACTGAAGGAGAGGGTATATGGAAAGGAACGGtgggaaattaagaaataaaatttacaatgCTCCAAGTACTTGCTTGGTAATCTCACATATGGGAAGATAGGACCAAATTACAGAGTCTGAAGTATCCGGGCAAGGTTCAGACTTATAAGCAATAGGGAGCCTAGTAAGTTCTTCAGTGTGGTAAACACACAATGAAAGTggtatttttgaaaaatgatttaTCTGGTTGTATGAAGGATGCAGTGGAGTGGAGAGAGACTCATGAGGTTTGCATCATTCCAGAAACAATCCATTAAAGGTCTGGACTAGGGAAGTGGCATTTTGAatggagaggagaaaaataagaaacattttgaagaaaatgcCTTGCTCCAGTGATAATTTCATATGGGCAATAAATGAGGAGAGagttaaaataacttaaaagttTTAAACATGGATATCGGGGGAAATGGTTGACCAAAATGGGAACTGTGGGAGATCAGAGTGATTTAGGAGTGAAGTTACAAATTTGGTATTGGCCAAGCTGAATTTACAGTGACAGCCCTATGAGGGTGTCGTAAAGGTAGCTGAATTAAGTCAGTGCTACAGTTCTAAGTGCAAAGTCACAGTTACAAAAGTAGATGAGCTCATTAGAGCCAGTACACACAGAAGACCAAAAGGCCAATGACTGTGCCGGTAGTTAGTAGAAGAGGAATCAACCAAGGAAATGGAGACAAGCTGATTGGAGAGGTAGGCAGATAGCCAAATTTGTATTATGAAGTCTAGAAGAGAAAGCTTAATACAATCAATCAAAAGCTACCAAGAGGCCAAGGAGAAGGAGGTGATTGATAATCACAGAGAAAGCAGTTTTAATTGGGTGGATGTAGCAAAAGCTAGATTTTGTGGCGTTAGAGCGGGAATACATTGTGAGGAAGTGGAGGGAGAGGATAGACCAACCATCTGAGAAATCTGGTAATGCAAAAAGAGAAGCAACAGCTAGAAAGGGCAACAGGATCAAAGTGCAGTCTGAATATAGTTGAACACAGATGGGAAGAATTAGTAGAAATGGAAAGCTGATGCTTGATAAGgacagataaatattttaaagtatatagtaGGCTCCCTTTAGATTGTAAACTCTGTGAGGACAGAACCACTgtcttaattatatttatatcccCCCTATGGCACCTAGCACAGTGACTAGCATAGTGTCATGCACatagcttaaaaaacaaaacaaaaaacatctcatTGAATTGAGTCAGGTCTCCCTGGTATGGTCAGGAATGGCTGAAAGGCACAGAGGAAAGGACTTCTTATAGtgatggggaggaggggtggatcTTTCTCTAAGCTCAGAGGAAAGAAGACAGAGATTGGTGTAAAGAGATGGTTATCCTTCCAGAGTGGGAGGTGGGCAGTAGGAAGGATGACACTAGCCTACTATGAGGGGATGTCTGTATTTTAGCAGAGTCCAGATCTGAACAATGCTGTATCCAGTCTGCAGAGTCCTGGTGCACTCCTCCTGTCCTGGGCCCTCGTTCAGGGGGGGATGTATTTCATGTAGAAGGTGAGAGTGCAGCCACTGGCCTTGGGGGAGTCTGTGAAGCAATTTTACCAGTATCTCTGGCTAGTGTTTCCAGCCTGGTCAATTCTCTCTCAGCTGCTTAAAGAGGGATCACATATAGAAAAATCTTATCTAACTTTAAGGAGGTTTAGGAGATGTTGAGGCAAAGGCCTTTGTAATAAGAGTCATTACTTTTTCTGAACTGGGAGGATTTCAGGACCTCCTAGAGCAGAAGCAGGTGGAATGGAGAAGAAACTTCTCCAGGTTTCCAGTCTGCCTCGAGGAATCAAAGCTGGTTCCAGCTGGCCTGGTTTAAAGCTCTTCAGGTGATAGAGGGCAAAATGGGAGGGGCCCTACAACCTGGCAGAGTCAAGAGGCAGAAGTGGGGGTGGTTCCCTAGTGTAGGGGAGAGATGGTGGaaagggggaaggaagagaaacctGTATTATAGGGAAGGAATTTAAGTTGGTAATCTAAATAACTATGGGCATGAAGGggtttagcagaaggaaggagtgAAGAGGGGAGGGGGACACATCTAGTGGATGTCATGGGGAAATCTAGCTCAAAATAAGAAATCTGGGGGGTTTCCATAGAGGTGGGAGGGGCTTCCTGAGTCCCCTgaccttgtttttttgttttttgtttttccctttcttcgtttttttttttaggagaggGAAGGCTGCTACGACTCATTGGATGGGGATTTGGGAAGAGGAGAgtggaagattaaataaataaatgacgtAATCTGGTTACTCTCTACTCCTTTATGAGGGTCAGTTCTAAAGCTGCAACACTGAAGA encodes:
- the C3H1orf54 gene encoding uncharacterized protein C1orf54 homolog isoform X1 → MDVLFVAILAVPLILGQEYEDEEGLEEDDYYQVVYYYTVTPNYDDFGANFTVDYSMFESENRLNKLDKEVMEAVETTISGETDPADHQKPVTEKPVTMEPQSPDLNNAVSSLQSPGALLLSWALVQGGMYFM
- the C3H1orf54 gene encoding uncharacterized protein C1orf54 homolog isoform X2; amino-acid sequence: MDVLFVAILAVPLILGQEYEDEEGLEEDDYYQVVYYYTVTPNYDDFGANFTVDYSMFESENRLNKLDKEVMEAVETTISGETDPADHQKPVTEKPVTMEPSPDLNNAVSSLQSPGALLLSWALVQGGMYFM